TAAGAACTTTAGCTAGCTCGAAAAAATGGCAACAGCTTACTATGGATACAATGGATGTTGTGTGATATAATGGATACAatcagaaaaatgtatgactgagTGCATGACATTTGAACTAGATTCAGTATCAGTTTCAAGAACCTACAAGAAACCGTGATCAAACCTTTACAAGATTTATTGGGCAACAAATGAATGTTTCACCAACATTGATATCATTGTCACAGATTGGTCAGCCATAGTACGATGTATGCACATGCATTGTTTAAGTGCCTTGACTATTTCTTCTGTTTTGCACAGGCCGACTAAACTTCAgcatctacttcattcctcacacAATACCAAGAATGAAGATACTGGTCAAGAATGCCTCAAGTTAAATAGGAGCTTAGTTCAGAAACTAAACCTCTACCGTCTAGGTTCCAGCAATCTTATTGGATGGGCAACAACATCACCTAAACTCCTGAACAATAAAAGATGATATATTTCTCAGTTATGCTGTTGTCAACAAAATATGGTAAACTTGACACTATGAGTAGCCACTTTCAAAAAACTACATCAAATTTACACATGACATTCCCTACTCTCCTCCCCGGTAAATATTTCTGCAATCAATATTCGACCATAAATACAGAAATTTCCACCGTGCTCTCTGATAACACCCACTTACCATGAAAAAAGATACATTGTTTAAGTAATCACTTCTCAGATACGATTATAACTGGAAAGATACTCGAGAGATGCGATCTTAATATGTGAACCAAAAGTGCCACATTTATTTACTCCGGAGACGGCTTCGAAACCCTCATTAACCGTGATCATAACAATTTGCTCTATCAAAACCTATTGTGATGAAGAAACAAAGGACAGAAGTTGTCACCCTTTTCCTTCTGCTGCTCCCACCAACACACCACTCATCCTCCTCGCGATCTCGGAAGCCCTCGCCTCCTACATCCTCCTACGTCTGTTCCTCATCCGTCGTCGTCCGCTTCGTCTTTAACCTCGCCATGGAGGACGAAATCGACCGGCTCTCCTATGGATGCCTTCACCTCGTTGAGCTTTTCTGAAAAGGGCGTCGGTACTGGTCTGCGAGAGGTCGGATGAACGACGTCACCGGGTAGCCGCACCGTGATCTCTGTTTCCAATGGCGCCATCGCCGTCCGTTTCCTTCCAATTTGGTTTTAGGCTTCCAATTTATACGTATgcgaatttaaaaaaaatctctaacttttaattttttttcctaaacAGTGCCAATTTCGAAAATTCtcgcataataatttttttaaaaaaataattattctacccTATGTCGAATAAACAGAAAGTAACCATTTTTTTCCGAAACTTCGCCCATCATTCATTCCGCTGCTGTCGTCTTCCTCCCTCAGTCGCGTTGCCTTGTCTTCACCTAAATCGTTGCATTTGTCacgcaatctctctctctctctctctctctctctctttctctctctcttcccataAGATAAGGCTGCATGCAGTGTTGGGTGGGAGGAGAATCTAATTCGTCTGCTGTATATATTAAGGCCACAGCCCGTCCAAAGGCTGCCATCTTCCTCTTTGAGCCCTCCGCTTTCCCACTGCACGACAACGGGAAGGAATCTCCAAGCACCATCCCATCATCTCTCTTCCTTCTTTTTCCCACTTGAGACCAACACAACTCCAGCCTAAAATGCACCACTCTTCCTCTCTATACATTAGCTGTGTTATCGATATGAACACAATGTGCAGTGTTTTAGGTTTTTTTCGTCACAGTATATATAAAAGGACACAGAACAAAGATAACGACATCTAATCCTTCATTGATCTCGATGATCAATACAGCCCGCAAAGGCACAAAATAAAGACATCTTAAACACCACTGAAACACACCACAGCGGCACAAAAGCTTTAACAGAAGAACATTACATCCGTATACTAGAAGAGAGGCCTCCTAGTGGAATGCACCGTTAAGAGTGGGTAGATCAGACCATGCCAAACCCGGATTCCAGTTGCCAAATTCACCAGCAGAGAGTGGGATGTGATCCATGATAGGAGCCGTAGCATTAGTAAGTGTACCAGCCATGGTCATCAACGAAGCTGTGGGGGAACAAGAAGAACCAAAGCTACCGACGTTGCTCATTACCGTCTGCAGCTGCTCGTTATGGTAATTAGCCGAGGACTTGAACTTTTGGTACAGGTCTTGGATCTCTGAGCTTGGAGTGACACCCAACAACATGTCATCATTTTGTGGCTGTGACTgctggtgatggtggtggtggtggtggtatgaGCTAGagtagttgttgttgttgtttctcCATGGTGAAGCACCTAAAGCAAGCTGACTCAGGGCTTCCAAGCTTGGGCTGTGTGAATTCGGCGTGCCTCCTGGATCGGCCACCGTGTGTGAACCAAGCAGAGTCTTATCATCGTCAATTATAGCAGAGTTAAGATGAAGGCTGGGCGTAGAATGAAGGAAGGTGTTAGGGTTTTGGAGACTGCTGGACCTCAAGAGGGAGATGAGGTGGGATGGATGTGGCGAAGGCCACAGGGTCGACGACAACTCGTTCTCCAGTCCACCGACTAGACCCGACCTGAGGACGAGGTCGGGCGACGCCGGCCTCGTCTTGGTGGCGCCTGCAGACTTGGCACAAAGCCCGGGAGCAGCAATGGCAGCCACAGCCCTGGTCTTGCGGCAGCCACCGCCGATGGGGACGTTGCGGAGGGCGCCACCCTTGGTCCAGTACCGGCGGCAGGTCTTGCAGAAGTGGCGTGGCTGGGTCAggttgtagttgttgtagtagcagaacttggtgttggtggagTCACAACGCGGGCACCGCAggttcttctgctgctgctgctgctgctggtggtggtCTGCGGTGATCGATGACAGAGACGGTGACGATGAGGACCGCGACTTGGAAGATACGGGAGAGGTGGGAGAAGAGGGCGAGGGATCAATCAGAAGGCCTCCTGGATAAGAGTTCTTCCTTTCCTCCATCACCCCTCCCAACAATTCTTGGATCATCTTTACTCCTTGCAGGCAAACCTggcagaggaggagaaggggagacaaAGCAAACGAACAGAATGGTTTGAGAAGTTGGCCTTTGAAGAGTTATCATATGAAGAATGAAAGGAAGGGAGTACAGCAGCAGGGGATATTATATAGGGAAAAAGGAAGGGATAAAGAAGCTGTCATATGTCTGCACTTGTCTACTGTgataatatatgatatatatgacCAGGGGAACAGCCTAAGGGCCTCTAATTATATTGATGGATCCCTCAGAAGGAATTGTGATGGCGTTGCGTCGTCCATTAATCACTTACTTCAACATCAAGGAAGCATAATGCACGCCGACTTCTTTGTCTATATTTCTTTGAATTCAATCATGCAGTCAATGGACTGCATCATCTATAACTCTCAGCCAAAAATATTTCGTCAGGTGTGTTTTGGATGCAACGCCAGCTTCTAACAAATGCTTGTTTTCGACTCATCGAAAGGCCAAGAAATGGATTCTAACTCGGGCAGTCAACACTAACTCGATGCAGGGAGTTGTCCTCTTGAGTCATTTCTGAGGTGACCCATTGACTGACTGCCAGATTCAATTAATTAAGCTAATATTAATCTATAATTTTTGGTTGATCGGTGCACTGCTGTGCTCGTGAGTTTATATAGATTTATATCCATTGTACTGTAGAAATGAGACTAGCATTCTGTGATTTCCACATCTGTGGACTATGAAACAAACGCACATACCGCATCTTTGCAGAAGCTTACTATATATATACTGTGTGGAGGTCTTAATCAAAGCTAACAAGGAAACAATGATGCCTATAAGCCTACACCAACGGAGGAATTTTGAACACATATGAGGGTTAGATATTGGAGGTAAAAGCTGGGGACAGTGGGTATCTTGTCATGCTCACCATGATTGGACTCTCACAGTGCCATTAATATGATCAAAAGAGGAGATGGCAGCTGTTTCTCGATGGCTATTCTGTTCTGACTAATGATCATCTGTTTAGGATAACTCTATGATGATCTGTACTCTATGCttaagataaatttggtatccaTTCTGACTCTATGACCAAAGATCGATACTGCAATTCCATTGGGATGCAGATTTTGTACTTAAAGCTATCATCACTCATCAGTCTCGTGAAACTAGAAAAAGACTTGGCTGTATAGTGTGTTTCCAAGGATTCAACTCCAACACCATGCAGCATTCATCTAATGACTTGGTAGAATACAAATGGCTGGGAAAAGAACACGGGTTTAGCATAGCAGCAATTGTCTTCTCTTGGAACTCTCGGAAGCTGAGGAATGAAGCTATTCTTCACGACTGTTTGATGTCATGACTCGATCCGAAGGTTTTGTCCAGATTCACCTACCAACACACTTGCAAAACACTAGCAAGTAGATGCTGGTCCCACACCTCCTTCTCGGACCCACTGTTTCAGCTCTGTTAGATTCTACTCCATTCCCAAAGCAGTCGGTGCGCCTGTGCGACAGTGAAATCTGCACTGATCACGTCTGCTGTGCGTAAGGAGGCGAGGATGAAACGAACGACTCGTCAGCTCAGCCTCACCACGCCTCACCAGTTCCATGGCCGTGGCCGTACTTTGCTGCAGTAGTTTCGACGGAGAAGGCAGCCTTCTTCCTCGCCTCAGGCCATCCCGGTCGCCGTCAAAAAGAGAGAACAGACGAGCAAAGCGAGGAACGAGAGCATGTATGAATCCTCGAGACCTGCGTTTCTTGTCCCCTGTCGTTCGCTCTGTTCTGACATCCATCTCGGTCACTCAGAATCGCATGCTGTGATCTGAAGAAAGGAAGAGGCAGGGAGACAGAAGGATAGATTCTCTCAGTTCTAGTTGCCCGCTCATGGTTCAGTAATGGAACGGCTGCAGTTCTTGTCTCACCGACACTGGTGCAGCCTAATGTGGTCATGCATATATATCAGTGCCTGTCTCTTCATGTATATCTAGCCATGTTTTAGTAGCTTGTACATGGACTTTGGTGTTCATGAGTTTTGAGCTGGTGGTTTGATCCTTCATCACTTCAGAAAACCACAAAGCTACAGATGAAGAGAGACGAAGTAGTAAAACTGATTTCCAAACTAGAAGGATTACATGGTTTGATGCTTGGTTGAAGTATTCTTTGCTTAGATCAGATCACCAGCAATGTGTGTATTAACATTCACTTTCTTATGTAAGTTCTCTTATTTCATGGTTCTGACACATACATGCATAGTAACCTATACATTTGGCCGTATTGATCCCAAAATGCATGTGTTAATAATGGTAACAAAATGAATAGCGTGAATACATTGAATTGCTCATAGAATTTAGAGACTTAGCAATGCAAAGAGATTGTGAGGAAAattcaaaagagaaggaaaggaattcCAGAATTTATTTTTGAGATCCAAAGAATATGCTGTACGATTCCATGGTTACAATTATTCCAGCACAAGAGAACATGAGAAGTAGAAGCTTCTCCAAACAGCATATTCTTGGGCAAATCCTATGGTACGTGCAGCTTCCTCACTTCAGGACAAATACTAACGAGAGGACTCCATTGCAATGCTTCCATGGAAACTTCCTGTGACCTCCCAACCAGTGTGAGTATATATTTAGCCCTGTGCTATTCAAGAAGGAGAAACcagctgtgagagagagagagagagagagagagagagagagagagagagaaatagagagatgtCTGGCTTTGTTGGAGTATGGATGACTGGGTTCTGGAGACTCGGTGGAAGGCATCGGAGTGCAGCCGGCGACGAGGGCGAGTCGAGCAGCCATGAGTGCagcagaaaagagggaggagtggAGGTAGAAGAACAGCTAACCAAGATGAAGGCAGAGGTCAAATTGAGGGAGAAGAAGAGCATGAGCCTCTCCGAAGCTACGGTGTGCATGATAGTGCTCATGGATCGCTTTGCTCCCAGCTGAGCTAAGTGTGTATTGCTTTGGTCGAATCCATGTAGATTCGCTTTGTTCTATAATTATGTAGACCATTCAATTGTGAGCTAAATGGAAAGAAAGAGTTTAAAGTAGACCGAAGAAGATGCCAATTTCTTGCCTGGTTTTTCATCCAAGTTTAAATTAAGTGGCTTCCAACGTTGGGATCTAAAAAAACAATCTCTCTTTATAGGTGTTGATGTTGTTCAAACCGAATACTGATTTGGAATCAATCAAGGTTCCTCTTTCGTTCTAATCTCAAGTCAATTTCAATTAATCCTCTTACATATTAATCTCAAGTCACTTTCAATCGAGATCATACTTGACCGATCCTATGAAACTGTATCAGGAGTGTTCCGATTAACAATACCTCTTCGATATTCAGTATCATTACTCTCATGATCGATGTCGATTATGGAGAGGGTTATGTATTTCTTTAGATTTAATCATGATCACGATTACGTCATATTCGAGATATGTTAGCGATTGATCAATTCAATTTGATGCTCAGGTGCCACCCACGATCACATTATACTAAGGTATCAGTCACATAGTATTGAGGTATCAACCACGTAGTATTATGATGTTAATCGCATAACACTGAGGTATCGATCACATGATATTAAAGTATTAGCCAAGTGACATTATGATGTCGGTCACACAATATTAAAGTGTCGTTCACATGATGCTAAGGTTCGATCATATGATACTAAGACATCGATTGCTTTCTCATCGTAtatcattagaaaaaaaaaatatgataattctTCTGTATTCacagatattaaattaaaaaattcacTAACAATGACTATATATGTTTGTTCTTGACCTCTCCTCAGCAGGTCTAGATATTCTCTCGCGAGCATGTTCATATGCACAAGAAATTTTTCTCGTTGCCATGACAACCACACAAACGCCATTTCCACACTCCATCCAAGAAGAGAAACATAGAGACTTTCGATGGACATCATCAAACGGTAAGCCTGATGTGGATCATGGATAAGCAACAGGCAATTAGGTCAAATATCGAAGCCTCTCCTCTCGTGTGCACAAGAGTTTGCTTATGGAATCTGATATATACCTGCTGTCCTAACCACACCTTtccacctcatttgtttgaatcaTCATCTCATGTTTACACTCCTTCAATCTATGCGTGTAAACTTAGCCAACTAAGAAAGTAAGAGCTCTCAGATGATTTCATATGCATTTAAAACAAGTGTCCACAAAAGTTAGGTCTTCCACCACTACATATTATATAATTAACACCCACACAATCATCCCAAAGTCCACACAATAATATCACAGAAGACTTTTGGAAATATAAATCATATATGTCTCGGCCATGATGTTCCCTCTCAAACCTGCAATTGTAAGAACCAAGAATTGGGTAGATTGAGATCGCATTAATCGAGAATGTATTAGCATACTTCAAAACCTTATGTCGTAAACTTAAATGGGAGTAAGAACGTCTTATGATTTCATATTAGAAAAACGAAAGGTACATGCACGTTAGAAGGAAGTCATATCTAATCATAAAAGGGAGGTAAATGTAGCTTTCATGCACTCCAATTCGATCCCAACATTCGAAGACAAAGCATCAGCATCACGTAGCTATTAGCGCAGCGATCGGGCCATGCATCAGTGTCACGTTCAGGAGGAACTGTTACGACCTACCAAGCCAGTACGTGGCGCTGCAATGCAAATTGTATATAGCAGTATGCAGTACATATTACGTTACGTGGCGGCTCACTGGCTCCACAGAAACCTACCACATGCACACCGTGAGGCATAGAAATATACGGATACGATTCCATATCTCAATCACAATCATGTATTCGGTGTTCACTCATTGTATTTGTTGTGCCCATTTTTCCGTGGAAATAAATTGGCTGTGAATTATCTTTGGTGTCTGTCTTGAAACAGATGAGACAGTGGGCCCCAAGATGGGGACAAGTGCCGTAGCAGCCCCACTATTGCACCTCCTCCATTCGCGCTGCATGTCAATTGCAATTAGTCTCCATTTCTCAACTCATGCTCATCTTGCATCTGGTTGGAGAGACTATACTGGAGATGGATGCACACGTATGTAGTCAATAGGTTAATCCGTGTCAATATCCTCTTCCAAAATGCTACTTTGATCTCTATTTGTTTCTTTTGCTTTATGACCAAATCAGCAAACGCTAAGCCTTGTGATCTAAACACCTGTCGTCGGACCCTTAAAGCCGTCAAACCCATAGAAGCCTAACACGTTTTCTCTAACCGGTCAAAGGGCTGTGGACGCGTCCCGGCTGTCTGAAAGAGGACAGGGAACAACAGGCGTTCACATTATACACTTGGTGGGCAAGCTACCAATATAGTACGTGTCCTCCTAGTTTATAGAGAGAGTATGTGTTTCGTGCCTTGCACATGACATGAGATCCCCTGCTGCGGTTGACGACTATCGCCGCGATAGCCGTCCAATAACCGGTTCCGCTCCACACTGCGGTCGAACGCCTTACGTGCGGTCGAAGTCTTCTTCGTCCACGTGGCGTGGCCTCGTGGCTTCTCTTTTCGTATTTATACGCGGCCTGGCCACCGCCATCGAGCTTTAGTTGCCTCGCTCCGATCTCTTTCCTTCTGTGGCTCGAAAACTTTCGGCTTTCTTCGCACCGAAACTTCCTCTTCTTTTATCCCAGAC
This genomic stretch from Musa acuminata AAA Group cultivar baxijiao chromosome BXJ3-9, Cavendish_Baxijiao_AAA, whole genome shotgun sequence harbors:
- the LOC135650184 gene encoding dof zinc finger protein DOF3.7-like; protein product: MIQELLGGVMEERKNSYPGGLLIDPSPSSPTSPVSSKSRSSSSPSLSSITADHHQQQQQQQKNLRCPRCDSTNTKFCYYNNYNLTQPRHFCKTCRRYWTKGGALRNVPIGGGCRKTRAVAAIAAPGLCAKSAGATKTRPASPDLVLRSGLVGGLENELSSTLWPSPHPSHLISLLRSSSLQNPNTFLHSTPSLHLNSAIIDDDKTLLGSHTVADPGGTPNSHSPSLEALSQLALGASPWRNNNNNYSSSYHHHHHHHQQSQPQNDDMLLGVTPSSEIQDLYQKFKSSANYHNEQLQTVMSNVGSFGSSCSPTASLMTMAGTLTNATAPIMDHIPLSAGEFGNWNPGLAWSDLPTLNGAFH